One window of the Treponema primitia ZAS-1 genome contains the following:
- a CDS encoding GlmL-related ornithine degradation protein, giving the protein MHVDVLVAEIGSTTTLVNAFQNIDGQDPVLWGQGQAPTSVLEGDVRVGLRGAIGDLCRKKGVESLEYRDMLATSSAAGGLKMTVHGLVYDMTVRAAREAALGAGAIIHMVSAGKLRRTDLEKIREIQPNLIMLAGGVDHGERDTALDNAEALCSLGLSIPVIYGGNIDNQDEIRLIFRDSTMPLYMVENVYPRIDDLNVEPARRVIQAAFEDHIIQAPGMEHVRDMVGGPIIPTPGAVMECAKLLHGAIGDLMVLDVGGATTDLHSVTAGSEEISRISISPEPFAKRTVEGDLGVYVNMHNLVDLIGQDKLASELGFPPEEAMATYKFIPKTEKELQFVERLTLEAVLQATERHAGHIRYIYGPSGRSTLAEGKDLTQVKYIIGTGGALTRLPHRVEMMEAIAKHNETGLFLFPPETAAILVDNDYIMASLGVLSKQYPDAALKLLQKSLHIFP; this is encoded by the coding sequence TTGCACGTAGACGTTTTGGTAGCCGAAATCGGATCCACCACCACCCTGGTGAACGCCTTTCAGAACATTGACGGCCAGGACCCGGTCCTCTGGGGACAGGGTCAGGCGCCAACTTCGGTTCTGGAGGGGGATGTCAGGGTAGGGCTCCGGGGGGCAATAGGGGATCTGTGCCGGAAAAAAGGTGTGGAGTCCCTGGAATACCGGGATATGCTGGCTACCTCAAGCGCTGCCGGGGGTCTTAAAATGACCGTCCACGGATTGGTATACGACATGACCGTCAGGGCCGCCAGGGAAGCGGCCCTTGGCGCCGGCGCCATTATCCACATGGTAAGCGCAGGAAAACTGCGCAGAACTGACTTGGAAAAGATCCGGGAAATCCAGCCGAACCTTATTATGCTGGCCGGCGGGGTGGATCACGGTGAACGGGATACCGCCCTGGACAATGCGGAAGCCCTCTGCAGCCTCGGACTTTCAATTCCGGTTATCTATGGGGGAAATATCGATAACCAGGATGAAATCCGGCTTATATTCCGTGACAGCACCATGCCCCTCTATATGGTAGAAAACGTGTACCCCCGCATAGATGATCTGAACGTAGAGCCGGCCCGCCGGGTTATTCAGGCGGCCTTTGAGGATCATATCATTCAGGCGCCGGGGATGGAGCATGTGCGGGATATGGTGGGTGGTCCCATTATCCCCACACCCGGGGCGGTGATGGAATGCGCAAAGTTACTGCATGGGGCCATAGGAGATCTGATGGTACTGGATGTGGGCGGCGCCACCACGGATCTTCATTCCGTTACCGCGGGGTCCGAAGAAATTTCCCGCATTTCGATCAGCCCCGAGCCTTTTGCAAAACGTACCGTGGAGGGAGACCTGGGGGTCTATGTGAATATGCATAACCTGGTTGACCTCATCGGGCAGGACAAGCTGGCCTCTGAATTAGGATTCCCGCCGGAGGAAGCCATGGCCACGTATAAATTTATTCCCAAAACTGAAAAGGAACTGCAATTTGTCGAGCGCCTGACCCTGGAAGCGGTTTTGCAGGCAACGGAACGGCACGCCGGGCATATACGGTATATCTACGGTCCTTCCGGTCGCAGTACCCTGGCGGAGGGAAAGGATTTGACCCAGGTAAAATACATAATCGGTACCGGCGGCGCCTTAACAAGGCTACCCCACCGCGTAGAAATGATGGAAGCCATCGCAAAACACAACGAAACCGGGCTTTTCCTTTTTCCGCCTGAAACCGCAGCGATATTGGTGGATAATGATTATATCATGGCATCCCTTGGGGTACTCTCCAAGCAGTATCCCGATGCCGCCCTGAAACTATTACAAAAAAGTTTACATATATTTCCATGA